From one Xyrauchen texanus isolate HMW12.3.18 chromosome 17, RBS_HiC_50CHRs, whole genome shotgun sequence genomic stretch:
- the LOC127657722 gene encoding extracellular matrix protein 1-like encodes MGFSPRMGLYLILSLVLVCDASRDMEQRPVTHFLDEEMFQAFSPEERQLPIQRPIIHDISKIMQVIASSEPDTNPREDTNIHLEDVTRGHRVFSPRSIRLRLQIIFPPAFPTIGNHKDICKFSKAPVRYPKDLFPSSGFGSERRRAAAVNQLQPWYGVCCGLNQTPEKQICCAKQAWKKTLSDFCNEEFSVKTSHYFCCHKRGQARWTCFDKEASDSSYNMSSEITNANTPHKVKGFKYNPNTCKGLSSSNSLVASPRALKKTTGVPDINFPLGRPDSSNIALICAHRKIRPRYTPNCLPRTGYGLLAHQSKAINVLEKEFTQCCKEKNGVQRCAERKWKRMVDMFCKVEKKTKRKQFECCEKKKGEEQYACFASAAPDPGYSFIDGVFTPLAAPPTINAFCDVSTTIQNMTSFPFSVDQMVERCCSLVLQERPACIDAELDSHVNDVCKVSELVKPHCCEPNVKNRTKCATKLLLRSMAKANKIKDYGRKKCPLYS; translated from the exons aGATGTTTCAGGCATTTTCACCAGAAG AGAGGCAACTTCCGATCCAGAGACCGATAATCCATGACATTTCCAAGATCATGCAAGTGATAG CCTCTTCAGAGCCAGATACGAACCCGAGAGAAGACACAAATATCCACCTTGAGGATGTCACAAGAG GACACAGAGTTTTTAGTCCTCGCTCTATAAGACTGAGACTGCAGATTATTTTCCCACCAGCCTTTCCAACTATCGGCAACCACAAAGATATCTGTAAATTTAGTAAAGCTCCAGTCCGATACCCTAAAGACCTATTTCCTTCGAGTGGCTTTGGTAGTGAACGTCGGAGAGCTGCTGCTGTCAATCAACTTCAACCGTGGTATGGTGTGTGCTGTGGCCTTAATCAAACACCGGAAAAGCAAATCTGTTGTGCTAAACAAGCG tgGAAGAAGACCCTTTCTGACTTCTGCAATGAGGAATTCTCTGTTAAAACCAGTCACTATTTCTGCTGCCACAAGAGAGGGCAGGCCAGATGGACCTGTTTTGATAAAGAGGCTTCAGATTCTTCATACAACATGTCTTCTGAGATCACAAATGCCAACACTCCACACAAGGTCAAAGGCTTCAAATATAACCCCAATACTTGCAAAGG TCTTTCATCATCCAACTCATTAGTGGCTTCCCCAAGAGCACTTAAGAAGACGACTGGAGTTCCAGACATCAACTTTCCACTTGGCCGTCCTGATTCCTCAAACATTGCACTGATCTGTGCTCATCGTAAGATCCGGCCCCGCTACACCCCCAATTGTCTTCCTCGCACTGGCTATGGCTTGCTGGCCCATCAATCAAAGGCCATCAATGTCCTGGAGAAAGAATTTACCCAGTGCTGTAAAGAGAAAAATGGTGTACAACGCTGTGCTGAAAGAAAG TGGAAGAGGATGGTGGATATGTTTTGTAAAGTGGAGAAGAAAACCAAAAGAAAGCAGTTCGAGTGTTGCGAAAAGAAGAAAGGAGAAGAGCAGTATGCCTGTTTTGCATCTGCTGCTCCAGATCCAGGGTACAGCTTTATCGATGGAGTATTCACCCCTCTTGCGGCCCCTCCCACCATCAATGCATTCTGTGATGTGTCCACAACCATCCAGAACAT GACTAGTTTCCCTTTCTCAGTGGATCAAATGGTTGAACGGTGCTGCTCTCTAGTGTTGCAGGAGAGACCTGCATGCATAGATGCAGAG CTTGACAGCCACGTGAATGATGTGTGTAAAGTGAGTGAGCTGGTGAAGCCTCATTGTTGTGAACCCAATGTCAAAAACCGTACAAAATGTGCCACAAAACTGCTCCTGCGCTCCATGGCCAAGGCAAACAAAATCAAAGACTACGGGAGGAAGAAATGCCCCCTCTACTCCTAG
- the LOC127657721 gene encoding phosphatidylinositol 4-phosphate 5-kinase type-1 alpha-like, producing the protein MKMASAGPPDTGISAPPGSSGVRKMTATEGPGSSQSMKKTIGHRGVDPTGETTYKKTPSSALKGAIQLGITHTVGSLSQKAERDVLMQDFYVVESIFFPSEGSNLTPAHHHGDFRFKTYAPIAFRYFRELFGIRPDDYLYSLCNDPLIELSNPGASGSIFYVTSDDEFIIKTVQHKEAEFLQKLLPGYFMNLNQNKRTLLPKFYGLYCVQAGGKNIRIVVMNNLLPRCVPMHLKYDLKGSTCKRRASPKEREKTVPTYKDLDFIQDMPEGIQLEPDNYNALCKTIQRDCLLLQSFKIMDYSLLAGIHNVDLASRERMGVVEGGMTEGAMTPDHRRPLAQKALYSTAMESIQGEAKGKGTLETEDQWGGIPARNSRGERILVYIGIIDILQSYRFVKKIEHSWKALVHDGDTVSVHRPGFYAERFQRFMCNTVFKKALKSSPSKKSRGGCSSLVRRLPMGIAAPAPSGQMVTDARLVYHTHLNQVDTEGESSMQPGRPDLLPQMDPLAGSSSEFAETNLSNSSPGSRGRTSSSPPQRSVGVEVHKSAITEPDNNSTGAECFDEQLNNEDAISLKVIIPETDICF; encoded by the exons ATGAAAATGGCGTCCGCCGGGCCACCCGACACGGGCATATCTGCCCCTCCAG GGTCCAGCGGAGTTCGAAAAATGACTGCAACAGAG gGTCCTGGATCATCTCAGAGTATGAAGAAGACCATTGGTCACCGGGGAGTTGATCCCACAGGGGAAACGACTTACAAAAAG acGCCCTCCTCTGCCCTTAAAGGTGCCATCCAGTTGGGCATCACGCACACGGTGGGCAGCCTCAGTCAGAAAGCCGAGAGAGACGTCCTCATGCAGGACTTTTATGTAGTGGAGAGCATCTTTTTCCCcag TGAAGGAAGTAATTTGACTCCAGCACATCACCACGGTGACTTTAGGTTTAAGACCTACGCTCCAATCGCCTTCCGCTACTTCAGAGAACTCTTTGGCATTCGACCTGACGACTATCTG TACTCTCTGTGTAATGATCCCTTAATTGAACTGTCCAACCCTGGAGCGAGtggatcaatattttatgtcactAGCGATGATGAGTTCATCATTAAAACAGTGCAGCACAAGGAAGCAGAATTCCTGCAAAAACTGCTGCCTGGATACTTCATG AATTTGAATCAGAACAAGCGGACGTTGCTTCCAAAGTTTTACGGCTTGTATTGCGTGCAGGCGGGTGGAAAGAATATCCGTATTGTGGTAATGAATAACCTCTTGCCGCGCTGTGTGCCTATGCACCTCAAATATGACCTTAAGGGTTCCACATGCAAGCGACGTGCCTcccctaaagagagagagaagaccgTACCCACTTACAAAGACCTAGACTTTATCCAGGACATGCCCGAGGGCATCCAACTAGAACCAGACAACTACAACGCCCTCTGCAAAACTATCCAGCGAGACTGCCTG CTGCTACAGAGTTTTAAGATTATGGACTACAGTCTGCTGGCGGGGATCCATAATGTGGATCTGGCATCTCGTGAGAGGATGGGTGTGGTGGAGGGCGGGATGACAGAGGGGGCCATGACACCGGACCACAGGAGACCGCTGGCTCAGAAAGCTCTATACAGCACCGCCATGGAGTCCATACAGGGAGAGGCCAAAGGGAAAGGAACCCTGGAAACAGAGGACCA ATGGGGAGGAATCCCAGCACGCAACAGCAGAGGAGAGAGGATTCTGGTTTATATTGGGATCATCGACATCCTGCAGTCGTACAG atttgtaaaaaaaatagagCACTCCTGGAAGGCCTTGGTCCATGATGGG GACACAGTATCTGTGCATCGGCCAGGATTCTATGCTGAGCGATTCCAACGTTTCATGTGCAACACAGTTTTTAAGAAAGCAC TTAAGTCATCCCCATCAAAGAAGAGTCGAGGAGGTTGTTCCAGTCTTGTGAGACGACTTCCCATGGGTATTGCTGCTCCTGCCCCCAGTGGACAGATGGTCACTGATGCCAGACTCGTGTACCATACTCATCTTAACCAGGTTGATACAGAAGGAGAGAGCA GTATGCAGCCAGGCAGACCTGACCTGCTCCCACAGATGGATCCTTTGGCTGGAAGCTCCAGTGAGTTTGCAGAGACAAATCTGTCCAACTCCTCACCGGGCAGCAGAGGAAGGACATCATCATCGCCTCCTCAAAG GTCAGTAGGAGTGGAGGTGCATAAATCTGCTATCACAGAGCCTGATAACAACAG CACGGGAGCTGAATGCTTTGATGAGCAGTTAAACAATGAAGACGCCATTTCACTTAAAGTCATCATCCCAGAAACTGACATTTGTTTT taa